The following are from one region of the Camelus ferus isolate YT-003-E chromosome 13, BCGSAC_Cfer_1.0, whole genome shotgun sequence genome:
- the PTAFR gene encoding platelet-activating factor receptor: protein MTSCPFQPMVMEPSDSSRVDSEFRYTLFPIVYSIIFVLGVIANSYVLWVFACLYPSKKFSEIKIFMVNLTMADLLFLFTLPLWIIYYYNQGNWILPKFLCNLAGCFFFINTYCSVAFLAVITYNRFQAVTRPIKTAQATTRKRGISLSLIIWVAIVGAASYFFVLDSTNTVPNTTGTGNITRCFEHYEKGSVPVLIIHIFLVFSFFLVFLIILFCNLVIIRTLLTQPVQMQRNAEVKRRALWMVCTVLVVFIICFVPHHIVQLPWTLAELGFQNSSLHQAINDAHQVTLCLLSTNCVLDPIIYCFLTKKFRKHLKEKLYSMRSTRKCSRATTETVTDVGMSLNHIPGSSLRN from the coding sequence ATGACCAGCTGCCCCTTCCAGCCTATGGTGATGGAGCCAAGTGATTCCTCTCGTGTGGACTCTGAGTTTCGATACACCCTCTTTCCGATTGTTTACAGTATCATCTTTGTGCTGGGGGTCATCGCCAACAGCTACGTGCTGTGGGTCTTTGCCTGCCTGTACCCTTCCAAGAAATTCAGTGAGATAAAGATCTTCATGGTGAACCTCACCATGGCCGACCTGCTCTTCCTGTTCACGCTGCCCCTGTGGATCATCTACTACTACAACCAGGGCAACTGGATTCTTCCCAAATTCCTGTGCAACTTGGCTGGCTGCTTCTTCTTCATCAACACCTATTGTTCAGTGGCCTTCTTGGCTGTCATCACTTATAACCGCTTCCAGGCAGTGACACGACCCATCAAGACTGCTCAGGCCACCACCCGCAAGCGTGGCATCTCTTTGTCCCTGATTATCTGGGTGGCCATTGTGGGTGCTGCATCCTACTTCTTCGTATTGGATTCCACCAACACAGTGCCCAACACGACTGGCACAGGCAACATCACACGCTGCTTTGAGCATTACGAGAAGGGCAGCGTGCCGGTCCTCATCATCCACATCTTCCTCGTGTTCAGCTTCTTCCTTGTTTTCCTCATCATCCTCTTTTGCAACCTCGTCATCATCCGCACGCTGCTCACACAGCCGGTGCAGATGCAGCGCAATGCAGAGGTCAAGCGCCGGGCGCTCTGGATGGTCTGCACAGTCTTGGTTGTGTTCATCATCTGCTTTGTGCCTCATCACATTGTGCAGCTGCCCTGGACCCTGGCCGAGCTGGGCTTCCAGAACAGCAGCCTCCATCAAGCTATTAATGATGCACATCAGGTCACTCTCTGCCTCCTTAGTACCAATTGTGTCTTAGACCCCATCATCTACTGTTTCCTCACCAAGAAGTTCCGCAAGCACCTCAAAGAGAAGTTGTACAGCATGCGCAGCACCCGGAAATGCTCCCGGGCCACCACAGAGACGGTCACCGATGTGGGCATGTCGCTTAACCATATCCCTGGCAGTTCCCTCAGAAATTAG